The Sphingopyxis fribergensis DNA segment GCACCCGCACATCAACCTCGCGACGGTCACCTATTTGTTCGAGGGCGCGATCGACCATCGCGACAGCCTCGGCACGCTCGCGACGATCCGCCCCGGCGCTTGTAACCTGATGACGGCGGGCAGCGGTATCGTCCATTCGGAGCGCACCCCCGCCGCCGAACGCGCGACCGGATCGGGCATTTCGGGGATGCAGACCTGGCTCGCATTGCCCGATGGCAAGGAAGAGATCGACGCGGCGTTCGAACATGTCGCAAAGGACGACCTGCCGCTGATCGAGGATAATGGCGTGTCCGCGCGCGTCATCATGGGCAGCCTGTGGGGCGCGACCTCACCGATCACGCAGCATGCCGCGACAATCTACGCCGACATATTGATGAACCCGGGCGCGACGATCCCGATCGAGGCCGAAGCCGATGAGCGCGCGGTGCTCGTCGCCTTGGGCGATGCAAGTCTCGATGGCGAGGCGCTCGACCGCCACAGCCTCTATATCCTCAAGCCCGGACAGGCGATGACGCTGCGCGCCGAAAGCGATGCGCGCGTGATGCTGCTCGGCGGCGAGGCGTTCAAGACGCCGCGCCACGTCTGGTGGAATTTCGTAAGCTCGAGCCGCGACCGCATTAATCAGGCGAAGCACGACTGGAAGGAACGCAAATTTCCGCTTGTCCCCGGCGACAGCGAGGAATTCATCCCAATCCCCGAGGTGCCGAAGACGGTGAGCTATCCTTAAAGTAAGGTATTGGCTGGTAGCGGCCATTTTATTCCGTGATGGGAGCCGACCATGAGAGCTATTCGCGTTGCCTTGTTGATGGCCTTATGTGCGACATCGACTGCAGCCACCGCTAGTCAGCAAGCCGTCTCTGCTCGTTGCGGCATGAGCGGAACTCTACACTGCGCACCCGATGGTGCGTGCATAGACGGCGTTTCCAGCAAATTTGTCATAAGTTTCAATTTCTCGAAGAAACGCTACTCGTCTTCGTGGGGAACTGGCAGGATTACCCAATTGTGGGATGCCCCTGATGGCTCGCACAATGTTTGGATTTCATCTCCCCCTGCGAAAGCAGAGATTTCCTTTTCGCCGGACTGGCGTACTGCCAGTGTAAAGGGCTCCGGTGGTTCGGCGAATTTATACGCTTGCGAAGTGGCTTATCGGTAGCAGCGGCTTGCCAGCCGCAACGATCCCCGTCAGATTGGTTTTGAAAAGAAACCAAAAGAGCCCGAGGGAGCAATGTCGATGATCGGCGATTTCGAACTACAACGCGTCAAGCTTACGACCGGAGTCGAACTCGATGTCGTCGACATGGGGCCGCGCGATGCGCCGGTCCTGATCTTCCTCCACGGTTTTCCCGAATCGCATCGCACTTGGCGCCATCAGCTGCCGCATTTCGCGGATCGCTTCCGCTGCATCGCCCCCGACCAGCGCGGCTATCGCGGCTCGTCGAAGCCACAGGATGCGCAATCCTACACCCCCGACAAGCTGATCGCCGACATCTTCGCGCTCGCCGATGCGCTGGGTGTCGCCGAATTCACGATCGTCGGTCACGACTGGGGCGGGGCGATCGCATGGGGTGTTGCATTGGGCGGCCAGCCGGGCGGGCTGCATCCGGCGTGGGCGGGCCGGGTGACGCGCGCGGTCATCGCCAACGCACCGCATCCGGGCATCTTCCAGCATCTGCTCTTAACGAACGCCGATCAGCGCGCGGCGAGCCAATATATCCGGACCTTCCGCGACCCGGCGAGCGACACGATCATCGAGGAGCATGGCATCGCCGGCATTCTCGCCCATGCTTTTGAAGGACGCGTGCCCAGCGGCGGCATCCAGCCGCCTGACGAGATCGCCCGGCTGCTCAAGGATTGGGAGGATCGCGACACGTGCCGCGCCATGATCAACTGGTATCGCGGTTCGCCCGCCGTGGTTCCCGCGATGGACGAGCCTTATGCCGACTCGCCGGCGGCGCCCTTCCCGAAACTGACCATCCCGACGCTCGTCATATGGGCGCTCGACGATGTCGCGCTGCCGCCGTGCAATCTTGACGGCATCGAGGAGTTGGTGCCCGATGTGACGATCGTCCACGCCCCCGACTGCGGCCATTTCGTGCCGTGGGACGCGCCCGATGCGGTCAACCTGGCCATGGATGAATTCCTCAGCCAAAACTAAATAAGACCATCGTTTCGCACGAGAAAAAGTGGCGGGCGGCGATTGTGCCGCCCGCCGTCGGGGGGGTCTGTTCATGCGTGTCTGGGGCACGCCTATTCGGTCTCGCACACGCCTGATTTGTCTCGGCTGCGACTAAGGCCGAGGACTTTGGGTGGGGCGATTTAACCATATTATTGGGGGATATAGCAGGCTTTCACATTCTCCCATTCTTGCCATACTCATGCAATGGAAGTGGGTGGACTCAGGGTCGCCTCGATCGTTGACCGGATCGATGGCCCGTCGAACTGGACGATCGAGCGCGATGTCCATGTGCTGATTCTGTATGAGGCGGGAAGCTATCATTGGCTCGAAACCTGGCTGGACGATCAGCGAACGTCGCTCGGCGATCCGCTGCCCGGCGAAATGTGGTTGATCCCTGCCGGCCATATCTATCGCGGCGCCGCAAAGGGCGGCGCGGTTCGCACGATCGAGGTCGAAATACCCGCTGCGCTTTTGGTCGTTGGCCCCGATACGCGCGCGCTGGCGGCGCATCACGACCTGGCGCTGGCGGCGCTGATGCGGGCATTGCTCGGCGGCGATGCAGCCGCGGCCGGTCCGTTGGTCGCGATCCTCGCCAAGACGCTCGGTGCAATGGTCGGGCGTCCCGATTCGCCCGCGATCACCGAGCGCATCAACGATCTGATGGTCTATATCCAGACGCAGCTCGAGGTGTCGCTGACGGTCGAGGATATGGCGGCCGAGGCGGGCATGTCGGTCAACAGCCTGATCGTCCATTTCGCGCGCGCGACCGGGCGCACCCCGGCGCAATATGTGCTGCGCCAGCGGCTCCGCCACGCCTGCTGGTTCCTGATGAACCGCCCGCTGTCGATCGCCGAGATCGCCTTTGCGACTGGCTTTTCCAGCCACGCGCATTTGTGCGCAATCTTTCGTCGCAAGATCGGCATGTCACCCGGCGAATGGCGCCGCCGCCATCGATCGGATATTCTGCCGGCTGAAGGGGAGGAATAAAGATGTCGCACACGACGATCATGCTGCTGGCCGGGCTCGCCCTGCTGATCCTGCTGCGCCTGACGATCAGGGATGCGGCGTGGGCGACGCGGCTGTTCCTCATCCTGTGGCTGCTCGTCGCGATGGGCAATCTGCTCGTAGGCGTGCTCCATGCCGGTTACGGCTGGGGCGAAGAAGCGGGCATCGCGCTGGCCGTGTTCGGCTTGCCCGCCGTGGCCGCGCTTCTGGTGCGCCGCTTCTGGCGTTAGTTTTCGGGGCGGAGCAAACAGCCGCTGGCGCCCGCATAGCGCGCGCTGCGCGAGGCAAGCAGCGGCACGCTGCCGGTCACGGTCTTGGTCGCGGGGTCCTCGCTCAGCGAAATCATTTCCATGCCCGGCTCGAAATCGCTCTGACAGCTTTCAAGGCTGCGCCCCTGCACATAACGGCACGAACAGCCGACGCGCGCGGCATAGGCTGAGCCAAGCTCCGCCTGCGCCCGGAACGACGGAAATTTCCAGATCGCGAAGATCGCCAGCAGCACCGCGAGGAGGATCGCCCACGGCAGGCAGCCGCCCCAGCGGCTCGGTTTTTTCGGCGGTGATACGGGGTCCGCGGGCGGCGGCACAGAGGCTGGTAGTGGGGCTGGTACAGGGGCCGGCGTCTCGCCCGTTGTCGGCCCGGTCGGATTGATGTTATTCACTTTATCCATGATCACGAAAAAACGGCTGCTGGCAAGTGCCGCCCTCGCGATGCTCGGCATCTGGTCGCTCAGCCAGGCGTCGGGGCAGGGCAATATGGCGCCCGCGTCGCCGTCGCCGAAATTCGGCGCCTCGCTCGACGGCGCCCTGGCGGTCGATACGCCGCAGCCGCTGCCCGCGCTTCCGACCGCGATCCGCGCGCGCGCCGATGCGTTGTTCACCGACGCCGACGATGTGGGCCAGACGCGCGCGCTGCTCGTGCTGCGCGACGGCGAGCCGATCTACGAACGCTATGCCGCGGGCTTCGGTCCCGAAACCAAGCTGATCAGCTGGTCGATGGCAAAAAGCATCACAGCCGTTCTCACCGGCTTCCTCGTCGCCGACGGGCAATTGTCGCTCGACGGCCCCGCACCCGTCGATGCGTGGCAGCGCAGCGGCGATCCGCGCGGCGCGATCACGCTGCGCAATCTGCTCCATATGTCCTCGGGGCTCGAGCATGTCGAAAATGGCGACCCGGTGTGGGAGGGCGATACCGTCGCGATGCTGTTCGGCGGCGGCGCGGGCGACATGGCGGGCTTTGCCGAAGCTAAACCCGCCGCGGCGCAGCCCGACGAGGTTTTCAACTACAGCTCTGCGACCAGCGTCATTCTCGCGGACATATTGGCCGATACGCTGACCCCGTCGCAAAACCCCGATGCGCGGCGCGATGCGATGCGCGACTTCATCGGTGGGCGACTGATCGAACCGCTCGGCATGACCAGCCTGACGCCCGAATATGATGCGAAGGGCACGATGATCGGCGGGTCGATCATGCACGCTACCGCGCGCGACTATGCGAAATTCGGCGAGTTCCTGCGTAACCATGGCGTGGTGAATGGCCAAAGGCTGCTCCCCGAAACCTGGATGAAATTCATGCTGACCCCATCGGCGAACGACGCGGGTTATGGCGGGCATATCTGGCTGAACCGCCGGCGGCCTGCGGGCGTGACTCCTGCCTTATGGCCCGATCGCGGCCCGAACGACCTGTTCGCGTGCATCGGCCATCAGGGGCAATATATCATCGTCTCGCCATCGCAACGGCTGACGATCGTGCGGCTCGGCGTCACCAACGACGATCAGTTCCCCGCGCTCCGCCGACATCTCGCCGACTTGACGGCAGCTCTATAGCAAAAAGTCCCCGACCAGCGTCGTGACGCAGGTCCCGGTCAGTTCGACCATGTCGCCGTCGAGGCGGCAGCCGACATGCCCGCCGCGCGCGCTCGCCTGATAGGCCGCGAAGCGGTCGCGC contains these protein-coding regions:
- a CDS encoding serine hydrolase domain-containing protein, whose amino-acid sequence is MITKKRLLASAALAMLGIWSLSQASGQGNMAPASPSPKFGASLDGALAVDTPQPLPALPTAIRARADALFTDADDVGQTRALLVLRDGEPIYERYAAGFGPETKLISWSMAKSITAVLTGFLVADGQLSLDGPAPVDAWQRSGDPRGAITLRNLLHMSSGLEHVENGDPVWEGDTVAMLFGGGAGDMAGFAEAKPAAAQPDEVFNYSSATSVILADILADTLTPSQNPDARRDAMRDFIGGRLIEPLGMTSLTPEYDAKGTMIGGSIMHATARDYAKFGEFLRNHGVVNGQRLLPETWMKFMLTPSANDAGYGGHIWLNRRRPAGVTPALWPDRGPNDLFACIGHQGQYIIVSPSQRLTIVRLGVTNDDQFPALRRHLADLTAAL
- a CDS encoding pirin family protein, whose amino-acid sequence is MFDVITPSTHDLGAFEVRRTLPNKARTMVGPFIFVDQFGPAHFDIGRGMDVRPHPHINLATVTYLFEGAIDHRDSLGTLATIRPGACNLMTAGSGIVHSERTPAAERATGSGISGMQTWLALPDGKEEIDAAFEHVAKDDLPLIEDNGVSARVIMGSLWGATSPITQHAATIYADILMNPGATIPIEAEADERAVLVALGDASLDGEALDRHSLYILKPGQAMTLRAESDARVMLLGGEAFKTPRHVWWNFVSSSRDRINQAKHDWKERKFPLVPGDSEEFIPIPEVPKTVSYP
- a CDS encoding alpha/beta fold hydrolase translates to MIGDFELQRVKLTTGVELDVVDMGPRDAPVLIFLHGFPESHRTWRHQLPHFADRFRCIAPDQRGYRGSSKPQDAQSYTPDKLIADIFALADALGVAEFTIVGHDWGGAIAWGVALGGQPGGLHPAWAGRVTRAVIANAPHPGIFQHLLLTNADQRAASQYIRTFRDPASDTIIEEHGIAGILAHAFEGRVPSGGIQPPDEIARLLKDWEDRDTCRAMINWYRGSPAVVPAMDEPYADSPAAPFPKLTIPTLVIWALDDVALPPCNLDGIEELVPDVTIVHAPDCGHFVPWDAPDAVNLAMDEFLSQN
- a CDS encoding helix-turn-helix domain-containing protein, which produces MGGLRVASIVDRIDGPSNWTIERDVHVLILYEAGSYHWLETWLDDQRTSLGDPLPGEMWLIPAGHIYRGAAKGGAVRTIEVEIPAALLVVGPDTRALAAHHDLALAALMRALLGGDAAAAGPLVAILAKTLGAMVGRPDSPAITERINDLMVYIQTQLEVSLTVEDMAAEAGMSVNSLIVHFARATGRTPAQYVLRQRLRHACWFLMNRPLSIAEIAFATGFSSHAHLCAIFRRKIGMSPGEWRRRHRSDILPAEGEE